The genomic segment CCCGGGCGTGCAGGCCGGCGACGTGCTCACGATCAGGGGACGCGGCATCACGCCGCTGCGCGGCTCGCAGCGCGGCGATCTCAAGGTCGGCGTGCACGTGGTCACGCCCACGCGCCTCGACCACAAGGAGCGCGCGCTGATCGAGGAGTTCGCCAAGCGGACCAAGGCTCCCGCTCCGAAGCTGGCCGAGTACCACCAGGGTCTGTTCGCGAAGCTGCGCGACCGTTTCCGGAACGGCTGAGCCATGCCGCTGCACTTCCTCGTCGACGGCGCGGCTGCGGCACCCGGCGACACCGTCGCCCTGACCGGACCCGAGGCGCACCACGCCGCGACGGTGCGGCGCGTCCGCGTGGGCGAGGAGGTCACCGTGGGGGACGGCCGGGGGGCCTGGCTGACCGGCGAGGTCGAGTCCGTCGCGGCGCGCGAGGTCATCGTCCGCATCCGGGAGCGGACGGATGCCCCGCCGCCGCGCCCGCGCGTCGTGCTCGCGCAGGCCCTGGCCAAAGGGGATCGCGACGAGCTCGCCGTGCAGGCGGCGACCGAGCTCGGCGTCGACGAGATCGTGCCCTGGCAGGCCGCCCGCAGCGTGTCGCGCTGGGACGCCGCGAAGGCGGCGAAGGGCCGCGCACGGTGGGCGACGATCGTCCGCGAGGCCGCCAAGCAGGCGCATCGGGCGTGGCTGCCCGCGGTCGGTGAGCTCACCACCACCGCCGGGCTGGCACGCCGGGCCGAGGCATCCGTCGTCCTCATCCTGGAGCCGACGGCGACGGAGCGGCTGAGCACGCTGCAGCTCAGCCTCGACGACCCGCGCGACATCGTGCTCGTCGTGGGGCCCGAGGGCGGCATCGCCCCGGAGGAGCTCGAGGTCCTCACCGCCGCGGGAGCAAGAGTCGTGCGCCTCGGGGACACCGTCCTGCGCACGTCGACGGCCGGTCCCGCGGCCCTGGCGGTGGTGAGCACGGCGCTCGGGCGCTGGTGACGGTCCGACGGGCCCATCGACCGGTCACGGAGCTCGAGCGTCCGACCCGGAGCCCGTCGAAGGGCGCCGTCGGTAGACTTGCCGTATGAGCGAGTCCTCGATCTTCACGCGCATCCACAGCGGGGAGATCCCGTCCGAGATCATCGCCGAGACGGAGAACGCGTTCGCGATCCGCGACATCCACCCGCAGGCGCCGGTGCACCTGCTGGTGATCCCCAAGACCGAGGACTACCGCAACGTCGTCGAGCTGGCAGCCGGCGATCCCGCACTCATGGCAGAACTCGTGGGCCTGGCCAACAAGCTCGCCGCCGAGCACGCGGACGGCGACTTCCGTCTGGTCTTCAACACCGGCCCCGGTGCGGGCCAGACCATCTTCCACGTGCACGCACACGTGCTCGCGGGAGGACTCGAAGAGAAGAGCGTAGGTGCCTGACCAACCCGCAGAGGAAGAGGCGCGCGAGCGCACCACCACCGTCGAACGAGTGTGGGCCGATGGCGTGGCCATGGTGCAGCTGCTCGGCCCGCAGGACCGTTTGCTGCGCGTCGTCGAGAAGGAGCACCCCGAGGTCGACGTGCACGTGCGCGGCAACGAGATCACGCTGACCGGCGAGGCCGTGGCGGTCGCGGCGGCCCGATCGCTCGTGGACGAGCTGCTGGCGATGACGAGGTCCGGGCACGCCCTGGGCGAGGAGGACGTCGCGTCGTCGAACCGCATCCTGCGCTCCGAGGGCGGGCCGCGTCCGTCCGAGGTGCTCGGCGAGGCCATCCTGTCGTCGCGGGGCAAGGTGATCCGGCCCAAGACGCTCGGTCAGAAGGCGTACGTCGACGCGATCGACGAGAGCACGATCGTCTTCGGCATCGGTCCCGCCGGGACGGGCAAGACGTATCTCGCCATGGCCAAGGCCGTGCAGGCGCTGCAGCGCAAAGAGGTCAGCCGCATCATCCTGACGCGCCCGGCGGTGGAGGCGGGCGAACGGCTGGGATTCCTCCCCGGAACGCTCACCGACAAGATCGACCCCTACCTGCGCCCGCTGTATGACGCGCTCAACGAGATGATGGACCCCGAGCTGGTGCCCAAGCTCATGGCGACGGGGACCATCGAGGTCGCGCCGCTGGCGTACATGCGCGGGCGCACGCTCAACGACTCCTTCGTCGTGCTCGACGAGGCGCAGAACACCACCCCCGAGCAGATGAAGATGTTCCTCACCCGCCTGGGTTTCGGCACCCGGATGGTCGTCACCGGCGACATCACCCAGATCGACCTCCCGCAGGGGGCGTCGGGACTGCGGCTGGTGACACGGGTGCTCAACGAGATCGACGACATCCACTTCTCGTACCTCACCAGCGACGACGTGGTGCGCCACACTCTCGTCGGGCGCATCGTCGACGCCTACAGCGAGTACGACGAGCGTCGGCTGGCCGCGCGGCGCGAACGCGACGAAGCCTCCGAGTTCGCCAATCGTGCCGAGCGCCGTGCCGCCTCGGCCCGACACGGCGGACCCCGCGACCACCTTCCGAAGCGAGGACGCGCATGACCATCGAGATCGGCAACGAGTCGGGAATCGCGGTCGACGAGACCGTGCTGCTGCGGCTCATGGAGCACCACCTCGCGGAGCTTCACGTGAGCCCCGACGCCGACGTCGCCATCCTCCTCGTCGACGAGGGCGCGATGGAGGCGCTGCACGTGCAGTGGATGGACGAGCCCGGCCCCACCGATGTGCTCAGCTTCCCGATGGACGAGCTGCGGCCCGGCACCGATGACGCCCCCACGCCGGCCGGCCTTCTCGGCGACATCGTGCTCTGCCCGCAGGTCGCCGAGACGCAGGCGATGGCGGCCAAGCACTCGACGCTCGATGAGCTCGTCCTGCTCACCACCCACGGCCTTCTCCACCTCCTCGGCTTCGATCACGCCGAGCCCGAGGAGGAGCGGGAGATGTTCGGACTGCAGCGCGAGCTCATCGCGTCGTTCCAGGCGTCCGAACGCCGACGACCGCGCGCATGACCGCGGCCCTCCTCCTCGCCGCCGCGGTCCTGCTGCTCGCCTTCGGCGCCCTCATGGTCGCGATCGACGCCGCGCTCGGAGTCACCTCGCGTGCCGATCTGGCCGAGCTCGGTGCCGAAGGCCGCAACTCGTCGTCGCTGCGCCGCATCGCCGCCGACCCGGATGCGCACGCGAACGCCGTGGTCTTCATCCGCGTGCTGGCGGAGACGACCGCCGCGGTGCTCGTCACCGTCGCGTTCGTCGATCTCTTCAACAGCATCTGGTGGGCGATGGTGGCAGCCGCCGTGCTGATGACGGGCGTCTCGTACGTCGTCGTGGGCGCGAGCCCCCGCTCGGTGGGCAGGCTCCACGCCCGGGGGCTGCTGCGCGGTGCGGCACCCGTCATCCGCGGGGTGCGGATCATCCTCGGCCCTCTCGCGCACGGCCTGGTCGCGCTCGGCACGAGGATCACCCCCGGCGCGTCACGCGGGTCGTCGTTCGCGTCGGAGGAGCAGCTGCTCAGCATCATCGACGAGGCAGCCGAGAACGAGCTCATCGAGGAGGACGACCGCGAGCTCATCCACTCGGTGTTCGACTTCACCGACACGTTCGTCCGGGCGGTCATGGTGCCGCGGACGGACATGGTCACGGTGGATGCCTCGACCTCGACCCGCGAGGCCATGACGATCTTCCTCGAGAAGGGCGTGTCCCGCGTGCCGATCGTGGACGACGAGGCCGACGACGTGGTGGGCGTGCTCTATCTGAAGGATCTCGTGCAGTTCGGGTTCCGCGACGAGACCGGCTGGCGCGACGCCCCGATCAGCCGCATCGCGCGCCCGGCCGTGTTCGTGCCGGAGTCGATGAAGGCCGAGACGCTGCTGCAGCAGATGAAGCGCGACGCCGTGCACGTGTGCCTCGTGGTCGACGAGTACGGCGGCGTGTCCGGGCTGGTGACCCTCGAGGACCTCATCGAGGAGCTGGTCGGCGACATCTCCGACGAGTACGATCCCCGCGCCACCGAGGTCACCGAGGTCGAACCCGGCCACTACCGCGTCAGCGCCCGGCTGGGGCTCGACGAGGTCGGCGACCTGTTCGGCATGGAGCTCGAGGACGAGGACGTCGACTCCATCGGCGGGCTCCTCGGCAAGGCGCTCGGCCGCGTCCCGCAGCCGGGCGCGACAGCGGAGTACGCAGGCCTGGTCTTGACCGGCGGGGCTTCGCGCGGCCGCGGCCGCGGCATCTCGACCGTCTTCGTCGAGCGCGGCGAGACACCGCCTGAGGCGGGCCGGCCGCCCCGCACCGGCGAGAACCGCACGGTCGCGGCGCGCACCGGCGAGATCCGCATCGTGAGCCCCCGCAGCGGCGACGTCCGCCTGCCGAGGAAGGAGGACACGCCATGACAGACCCCGAGATCAGCCGCGACCCCGAGGCGAGCGCGCACGCCCGGCCATCCGGGGCCGAGGCGGGACGCTCGGGCTTCGTCACGTTCGTGGGACGACCGAACGTCGGCAAGTCCACGCTCACCAACGCGCTCGTCGGCGAGAAGGTGGCCATCACCAGCGACAAGCCCCAGACGACCCGCCGCGCCATCCGCGGCATCCTGAACCGTCCCGCCGGCCAGCTGGTGATCGTGGACACCCCCGGCCTGCACAAGCCGCGCACCCTCCTCGGCCAGCGCCTCAACGACCTGGTCGAGCAGGTGCTCGGCGACGTGGACGTCATCGGCTTCTGCGTCCCCGCCACCGAGAAGGTCGGCCCCGGCGACCGCCGGATCGCCGAGTCGCTGAGCGGCTACGCGCGTGCGAAGAAGGTCGCGATCGTGACCAAGACGGATGCGGCGACGCGCGAGCAGATCACCGAGCGACTCATCGAGGTCGATCAGCTCCGCGAGGACTGGGCCGCCGTCATCCCGCTCTCGGCGCTCACACACGACCAGCTCGACGTGCTGAGCGACGAGCTGCTCGCGATGATGCCCGAAGGACCGGCGCTCTATCCCGACGGCGTCGTCACCGACGAGTCGATCGAGGACCGCGTCGCCGAGATCATCCGCGAGGCCGCGCTCGACGGCGTGCGCGACGAGCTTCCGCACTCGATCGCCGTCGTCGTCCAGGACATCGCCGAGCGCGAGGACGGCGACCTCACCGACGTCTTCGCCGACATCGTGGTGGAGCGCGACAGCCAGAAGGGCATCATCATCGGTCACAAGGGCTCCCGTCTGCGCGACGTCGGTGCGCGGGCCCGAGCCCAGATCGAGCCGCTGCTCGGCACCAGAGTGTTCCTCAAGCTGCACGTGCGCATCGCCAAGGAGTGGCAGCGCGACCCGAAGCAGCTCGGCCGCCTGGGCTTCTGATCCGCGCGGTACGGTGACGGATGCGGCACCCTGCCGCTTCCTGCTTCGCGCGCGTAGCATGACACCGACGCATCCCAGCGCCCGCGCACGAGGAGGCACCCATGTCAGCGCACGCAGCGGCGGCCGGCGCCGCCGCGGTCACCGCCTGGACCGATCCGCGCGACGAGATCGCGGTCGGCGTGCTGATGGCCGACGGGCGGCTCGCGCCCCGCAGGTTCGCGGATCGCGCGGCCGCGGAGGCCTGGGCCCGGCCCGAGGAGGGCGATCAGGTGGTCGAGTGGAACCTCATCTGCGAGTGCGACGGCTGAGGGTGTCGGCGGCGCCTACCCGGCCGCCTCGCGCATCGCCGAGCGGATGAGCACCACGTCGGCGCCGAACTCACGGTCGGCGGCATCCTGCCAGGTCCCGTCGTCCCACACCACATCGACCCAGAGCCGGCCGTCCTGCGGATACGAGCTCAGGTAGCTCGATCCGAGGCGGTCGGGCAGCTCCTCCTGGATGCGCGCCAGCGTCTCGTCGTCGCCGGCGCCGGGCTCGCCTCCGGTCGGGTCCTCGGGCGCCATCGGATCGTAGAGCGCCAGCATGACGGGCGGCTGCGTCACCGTGAACGACTCCCCGTCGAACGTCCCCTGCACGGCGTAGGCACCCCACGTGACCTCGCCCGACGATTCGGCCCCGTCCACGCCTTCCCAGGTCCAGCCTTCCAGGGGGACGCCGGTGCACTGGGGCGGGTATGACTCGGCGACCGGCCCGAGACAGAGCTCTGCGTCGCCGGCCGTGTCGAGCACCGTGCCCACCGCGGTCACCTCGCCCGCCGGAGGCACGGGAGAGACGGCGCCGAACGGCGAGGGCGGTGCGCCGGACGCCGTGACGCACCCGCTGAGGGCGAGGGCGGCGCAGGCGATGACGACGAGGGGAACCGGACGACGAAGACCTCTCATACCTTCATGGTGTCGCACGCGCGCCGATCGTCTCGCGACCGGGCACCGCGGCATCCGCGGCCCGTCACACGTTCGACCTGCACGCGATGCGGGGTGTAGCCTGGTGCCATGCGCTTCGGCGGGCTTCTCCTTCTTAGCCGCCGCGACGAGACCTCGATCTAAGGGCCTTCCTCGTCGCGGAGCTTTCGTTGGCCCGCATCATCAGGCATCGAGCCGGTCCGATCCGGTGCCGCTCGAGACAGACGGAAGCGACGAATCATGGACAACACCCAGAAGCCCTCGGGCATGCCGATCCACAAGTACCGGCCGTACCACGAGCAGATCCGCGTCGATCTGCCCGACCGCACGTGGCCCGACCAGCGCATCACCGCTGCGCCTCGGTGGTGCGCGGTGGACCTCCGCGACGGCAACCAGGCGCTCATCGACCCGATGAGCCCCGAGCGCAAGCGCATCATGTTCGACCTCCTCGTGCGGATGGGCTACAAGGAGATCGAGGTCGGCTTCCCGTCGGCGAGCCAGACCGACTTCGACTTCGTCCGCCAGCTCATCGAAGAGGA from the Microbacterium atlanticum genome contains:
- a CDS encoding 16S rRNA (uracil(1498)-N(3))-methyltransferase yields the protein MPLHFLVDGAAAAPGDTVALTGPEAHHAATVRRVRVGEEVTVGDGRGAWLTGEVESVAAREVIVRIRERTDAPPPRPRVVLAQALAKGDRDELAVQAATELGVDEIVPWQAARSVSRWDAAKAAKGRARWATIVREAAKQAHRAWLPAVGELTTTAGLARRAEASVVLILEPTATERLSTLQLSLDDPRDIVLVVGPEGGIAPEELEVLTAAGARVVRLGDTVLRTSTAGPAALAVVSTALGRW
- a CDS encoding HIT domain-containing protein, with the translated sequence MSESSIFTRIHSGEIPSEIIAETENAFAIRDIHPQAPVHLLVIPKTEDYRNVVELAAGDPALMAELVGLANKLAAEHADGDFRLVFNTGPGAGQTIFHVHAHVLAGGLEEKSVGA
- a CDS encoding PhoH family protein — translated: MVQLLGPQDRLLRVVEKEHPEVDVHVRGNEITLTGEAVAVAAARSLVDELLAMTRSGHALGEEDVASSNRILRSEGGPRPSEVLGEAILSSRGKVIRPKTLGQKAYVDAIDESTIVFGIGPAGTGKTYLAMAKAVQALQRKEVSRIILTRPAVEAGERLGFLPGTLTDKIDPYLRPLYDALNEMMDPELVPKLMATGTIEVAPLAYMRGRTLNDSFVVLDEAQNTTPEQMKMFLTRLGFGTRMVVTGDITQIDLPQGASGLRLVTRVLNEIDDIHFSYLTSDDVVRHTLVGRIVDAYSEYDERRLAARRERDEASEFANRAERRAASARHGGPRDHLPKRGRA
- the ybeY gene encoding rRNA maturation RNase YbeY; this translates as MTIEIGNESGIAVDETVLLRLMEHHLAELHVSPDADVAILLVDEGAMEALHVQWMDEPGPTDVLSFPMDELRPGTDDAPTPAGLLGDIVLCPQVAETQAMAAKHSTLDELVLLTTHGLLHLLGFDHAEPEEEREMFGLQRELIASFQASERRRPRA
- a CDS encoding hemolysin family protein, translating into MTAALLLAAAVLLLAFGALMVAIDAALGVTSRADLAELGAEGRNSSSLRRIAADPDAHANAVVFIRVLAETTAAVLVTVAFVDLFNSIWWAMVAAAVLMTGVSYVVVGASPRSVGRLHARGLLRGAAPVIRGVRIILGPLAHGLVALGTRITPGASRGSSFASEEQLLSIIDEAAENELIEEDDRELIHSVFDFTDTFVRAVMVPRTDMVTVDASTSTREAMTIFLEKGVSRVPIVDDEADDVVGVLYLKDLVQFGFRDETGWRDAPISRIARPAVFVPESMKAETLLQQMKRDAVHVCLVVDEYGGVSGLVTLEDLIEELVGDISDEYDPRATEVTEVEPGHYRVSARLGLDEVGDLFGMELEDEDVDSIGGLLGKALGRVPQPGATAEYAGLVLTGGASRGRGRGISTVFVERGETPPEAGRPPRTGENRTVAARTGEIRIVSPRSGDVRLPRKEDTP
- the era gene encoding GTPase Era, coding for MTDPEISRDPEASAHARPSGAEAGRSGFVTFVGRPNVGKSTLTNALVGEKVAITSDKPQTTRRAIRGILNRPAGQLVIVDTPGLHKPRTLLGQRLNDLVEQVLGDVDVIGFCVPATEKVGPGDRRIAESLSGYARAKKVAIVTKTDAATREQITERLIEVDQLREDWAAVIPLSALTHDQLDVLSDELLAMMPEGPALYPDGVVTDESIEDRVAEIIREAALDGVRDELPHSIAVVVQDIAEREDGDLTDVFADIVVERDSQKGIIIGHKGSRLRDVGARARAQIEPLLGTRVFLKLHVRIAKEWQRDPKQLGRLGF